In a genomic window of Cataglyphis hispanica isolate Lineage 1 chromosome 18, ULB_Chis1_1.0, whole genome shotgun sequence:
- the LOC126856300 gene encoding E3 ubiquitin-protein ligase RNF146, whose amino-acid sequence MAQAKLNVPEKSGAVIKEKDKDIEEKEGLTVIPECAVCLQPCIHPARLPCSHIYCYLCVKGVANQSKRCPMCRQEIPPDFLERPQLVEVEESQKESEHPEEEYQWFYEGRNGWWQYDQRTSIELETAYKQGKRTCELLIAGFLYIADFGSMLQLRRNDPSRRRRIKRDLYNVPRKGVAGLRLNVQDEEIVREIRGAERPASPASDSMGTGDGTNTPIPPSNTPQTPAGGTASGDATPLNDRIDQRSDSLHQVLEQMRSLVLREHLSLNSDNEFEEDTEDATISDHPTLS is encoded by the exons ATGGCACAAGCGAAGCTTAACGTGCCAGAGAAATCTGGCGCCGTCATTAAGGAGAAGGATAaagatattgaagaaaaagaag GACTCACTGTCATACCAGAATGTGCTGTGTGTCTGCAGCCTTGCATTCATCCGGCGAGATTACCCTGCAGTCACATATATTGCTATCTGTGTGTAAAGGGTGTTGCTAATCAGAGCAAACGGTGTCCAATGTGTCGTCAAGAGATTCCACCAGATTTCCTTGAAAGACCTCAGCTGGTAGAAGTTGAAGAGTCTCAGAAGGAATCAGAACATCCTGAAGAAGAATACCAGTGGTTTTACGAAGGTCGAAATG GTTGGTGGCAATATGATCAACGTACAAGTATCGAATTAGAAACGGCGTATAAACAGGGCAAAAGGACCTGTGAGTTGCTGATTGCAGGATTCCTTTATATCGCCGATTTTGGTTCAATGCTGCAATTGCGCAGAAATGATCCTTCCAGGCGAAGGAGAATTAAAAGAGATCTGTATAATGTGCCAAGAAAAGGAGTTGCCGGATTACGTCTCAATGTACAGGATGAGGAGATTGTGAGGGAAATAAGAGGTGCAGAACGACCAGCTAGTCCTGCAAGTGATAGTATGG gtACAGGAGACGGCACTAATACTCCCATACCGCCTAGTAATACACCGCAAACACCTGCAGGTGGTACAGCAAGTGGCGACGCGACACCTCTAAACGATAGAATAGATCAGAGATCGGATTCTCTGCATCAAGTTCTAGAACAAATGCGTTCTCTGGTTTTGAGAGAACATTTGTCCTTAAATAGTGATAACGAATTCGAAGAGGATACAGAGGATGCAACGATTTCAGATCATCCCACTCTATCATAG